The following are encoded together in the Scomber scombrus chromosome 7, fScoSco1.1, whole genome shotgun sequence genome:
- the nod1 gene encoding nucleotide-binding oligomerization domain-containing protein 1, giving the protein MGQIEESKVSCVNILTCHRELLVSRLKSIQCILDNLLACDFLCEEEVEFVQRTATKTDQVRKILELVQCKGEEACTYFIFIIYKVCDAYIDLQPWLKEINYNPSEDVKVMKVVNTDPISRYCEKLRHEISRDTGFIMSYGQREETRLEDLYTDTLIELMNDSNESLGFLESLDQLLGEHAVFNPQGETIYVMGDAGVGKSILLQKLQNVWSRKELQTDAIFFFKFRCRMFSTFKATEQISLRDLLFKYSCYPDHDPDNEVFDFILRYPEKVIFTFDGYDEIQEDLDLMNVPESVSTEEKAHPLQLLLSLLCGKLLKGSQKVLTARTGIEIQSRVIRKKVVLRGFSPAHLKTYIDLRFKDQEQRELVLVQLEASPHLCGLCSTPLFCWIVFKSFTHLHTMHDSFELPETCITLTGIFLMLSEVFLSRSASPAPSLLKKRTRCASQTFKTGLRPLTAFAKLALQGMERGSFICSQEEITACGLTEEDLALGFLRAVSDYDASESTATFEFLHMTLQSFLAAFALVLDEQATVDSILKFFTECSRKRERSCLPLNFCIGGSSKATEKKPFTPNEHLQFINLFLCGLLSKAHSSLMEHLVSPSLLKKKRALLKSYLSNSVKIHLHGLPYHDGNEGRKVHVLPNFLWMLRCIFETGNNDIAQMTAKGIKAGFIKLGFCNVYSGDCSALNFVLQHRQKHLGLDMDNNNISDYGINQLRPSFCKMTIVRFCVNQLTDSSIEILAEELCKHKVVEVLGLYSNHITDVGVKLVAKIVEECPKLRTLKIGKNKITSVGAKYLASAIQKSKSIFEVGMWGNTIGDEGAEAFAEALRHHPSLANLSLSANGITSKGGKSLAEALKENSSLRIFWLVQNEMSDDSAPHWAELVRANTGLTNLWLIDNRFTLDGIKHLAEALSHNTALKEICVKSNQLSEEEQKQFSEEKRLRFN; this is encoded by the exons ATGGGTCAAATAGAAGAAAGCAAGGTGTCCTGTGTGAACATCCTCACCTGCCACAGAGAGCTGCTGGTATCCAGGTTGAAGAGTATTCAATGCATACTGGACAACCTGCTGGCCTGCGACTTCCTCTGTGAGGAAGAGGTTGAGTTTGTACAGCGAACTGCCACCAAGACAGATCAG GTGCGCAAAATCTTGGAGCTAGTCCAATGCAAAGGGGAAGAGGCCTGCACGTACTTCATTTTCATCATATATAAAGTATGTGATGCATACATAGATCTCCAGCCATGGCTGAAAGAGATCAACTACAACCCAAGTGAAGATGTGAAGGTGATGAAGGTGGTTAACACAGATCCCA TCAGCAGGTATTGTGAGAAGTTGAGGCATGAAATAAGCCGGGACACCGGCTTCATCATGTCATACGGACAGCGAGAGGAGACCCGGCTGGAGGACCTCTATACTGACACCCTGATTGAACTGATGAACGACAGCAATGAAAGTCTAGGCTTCTTGGAGAGTCTGGACCAGCTCCTTGGGGAACATGCGGTCTTCAATCCCCAAGGAGAAACCATCTACGTAATGGGGGACGCCGGTGTGGGGAAATCCATCCTCCTGCAGAAACTCCAGAATGTGTGGTCCAGGaaagagctgcagacagatgCCATCTTCTTCTTTAAGTTCCGCTGTAGGATGTTCAGCACCTTCAAAGCCACAGAGCAGATCTCCCTCAGAGACCTTTTGTTCAAATACAGCTGCTACCCAGACCACGATCCTGATAATGAAGTGTTTGATTTCATCCTGCGCTACCCTGAGAAGGTTATTTTTACGTTTGATGGCTACGATGAGATTCAGGAGGATCTGGACCTGATGAACGTCCCTGAAAGTGTGTCAACAGAGGAGAAGGCACACCCTCTCCAGCTACTTCTCAGCTTGCTCTGTGGGAAACTACTCAAGGGTTCGCAGAAGGTTCTAACAGCCCGGACAGGGATCGAGATCCAGAGCAGGGTGATCAGAAAGAAGGTGGTTCTGCGGGGGTTCTCCCCAGCTCATCTGAAGACCTATATTGATCTGCGCTTTAAGGACCAGGAGCAACGAGAGCTGGTCTTAGTTCAGCTGGAAGCTAGCCCCCACCTCTGCGGCCTGTGCTCCACTCCACTATTCTGCTGGATCGTATTCAAGAGcttcacacacctgcacaccaTGCACGATAGTTTTGAGCTGCCCGAAACCTGCATCACACTCACCGGCATCTTCCTCATGCTGTCAGAGGTGTTCCTCAGTCGCTCGGCCTCACCAGCTCCATCTCTGCTGAAGAAGAGAACCCGCTGTGCCTCACAGACATTCAAAACAGGGCTCAGGCCCCTCACAGCATTCGCCAAGTTGGCTCTTCAGGGTATGGAGAGAGGTAGCTTCATTTGCAGCCAAGAGGAGATTACTGCTTGTGGCTTGACAGAGGAGGATCTAGCCCTTGGCTTTCTCAGAGCTGTTAGTGACTATGACGCCAGCGAAAGCACCGCTACCTTTGAATTCCTTCATATGACTCTGCAGTCGTTCTTGGCAGCGTTTGCTCTTGTGTTGGATGAGCAGGCCACTGTCGACTCCATCCTCAAGTTTTTCACAGAGTGCAGCAGGAAGAGGGAACGTTCGTGTTTGCCTTTGAACTTCTGCATTGGTGGATCTTCAAAGGCTACCGAGAAGAAGCCCTTTACTCCGAACGAACACCTTCAGTTTATTAATCTGTTCTTGTGTGGGCTGCTCTCCAAGGCTCACAGCAGCCTGATGGAGCATCTGGTATCTCCTTCGTTACTAAAGAAAAAACGGGCCTTGCTAAAGTCCTACCTGTCCAACAGTGTAAAGATCCACCTCCACGGCTTACCCTACCACGACGGTAATGAGGGCAGGAAAGTTCACGTTCTGCCCAACTTCCTATGGATGCTGAGGTGTATCTTTGAGACGGGGAACAACGACATCGCTCAGATGACTGCCAAAGGCATCAAAGCTGGCTTCATCAAGCTGGGTTTCTGTAACGTGTATTCAGGTGACTGCAGCGCCCTGAACTTTGTACTGCAGCACCGTCAGAAGCACCTGGGCCTCGACatggacaacaacaacatcagcgACTATGGGATTAATCAGCTAAGGCCATCATTCTGTAAGATGACAATAGTGAG ATTTTGCGTCAATCAACTGACAGACAGCAGCATTGAGATTCTTGCAGAGGAGCTGTGTAAGCACAAAGTTGTGGAAGTCTTAGG ACTTTACAGCAATCACATCACAGATGTTGGAGTCAAGCTAGTTGCTAAGATAGTTGAGGAATGCCCAAAGCTACGAACTCTCAA GATCGGTAAGAACAAGATCACCAGTGTCGGTGCAAAGTATTTGGCCAGCGCAATTCAGAAGAGCAAGTCCATATTTGAAGTGGG AATGTGGGGGAACACCATTGGCGATGAGGGAGCAGAAGCGTTCGCAGAAGCTTTGAGGCACCACCCAAGTCTTGCCAACCTCAG CCTCTCAGCCAATGGCATCACGTCAAAAGGTGGGAAGAGCCTGGCAGAAGCACTGAAAGAGAACAGCAGCCTCAGGATATTCTG GTTGGTGCAGAACGAGATGTCTGATGATTCGGCTCCACACTGGGCAGAGTTGGTAAGAGCAAACACCGGTCTAACCAACCTCTg GTTAATCGATAACCGCTTCACTCTGGATGGCATCAAACACCTGGCTGAGGCCCTTTCTCACAACACAGCACTCAAAGAGATATG CGTGAAAAGCAACCAGCTCTCTGAAGAGGAACAGAAACAATTTTCGGAGGAGAAAAGGCTGCGATTCAACTGA